A single region of the Chrysoperla carnea chromosome 5, inChrCarn1.1, whole genome shotgun sequence genome encodes:
- the LOC123300533 gene encoding D-altritol 5-dehydrogenase-like, with translation MQALLFNNKTKELTFKEDQPLPKIELGNEVLIKVAYAGVCGTDLHITEGQFMVQEHFPVILGHEFSGEVVEIGKDVKTLKIGDKVVVDPNRGCGVCKHCQSGHPNYCAPGYEANTIGIYKHGGWANYCVAPVEQVIKAPPGIELEQAALAEPLSCISHAYDLIQPLGDRILIQGGGIIGILWMCVLHSKGFRNVTVTEACESRLRIAEHLNLGFRVIHADRLKCEVEGGCEFFDAVIDCSGNVSAIELGLTIVQRGGKFCMFGVSPPGATVSLKPYIIFQREIRVYGIRVNPYSVPKAVDIIESLGKKYLTLEHLGVRVYKLSNYNSTHVFNDISHDLMPLGSSHLRKNQKFTKVIS, from the exons ATGCAggctttattatttaacaacaaaactAAAGAGTTAACATTTAAAGAGGATCAGCCGCTTCCTAAAATAGAACTAGGTAATGAAGTACTAATCAAAGTTGCATATGCTGGAGTTTGTGGTACCGATTTACATATTACTGAG GGTCAATTTATGGTTCAAGAACATTTTCCGGTAATTCTAGGCCATGAATTTTCTGGCGAAGTTGTTGAAATTGGAAAAGAtgtaaaaaccttaaaaattggAGATAAGGTCGTTGTCGATCCAAATAG AGGCTGTGGAGTATGCAAGCATTGTCAAAGCGGTCATCCAAATTATTGCGCACCTGGATATGAAGCGAATACAATAGGGATTTATAAACATGGCGGTTGGGCGAATTATTGCGTTGCACCTGTTGAACAAGTCATAAAAGCCCCTCCCGGTATTGAATTAGAACagg ctgCACTAGCTGAGCCGTTATCATGTATTTCGCATGCATACGATTTAATTCAACCCCTTGGTGATCGAATTTTGATACAAGGAGGAGGTATTATTGGTATTTTATGGATGTGTGTTTTGCATAGTAAAGGTTTCCGAAACGTTACCGTCACCGAAGCATGTGAAAGTCGACTCAGAATTGCTGAACATTTGA atctTGGATTCAGAGTAATACATGCTGACAGATTAAAATGTGAAGTAGAAGGGGGTTGTGAATTTTTTGATGCCGTAATCGATTGCAGTGGTAATGTCTCAGCCATTGAATTAGGCCTCACAATAGTCCAAAGAGGTGGGAAATTTTGTATGTTTGGTGTATCGCCTCCTGGTGCGACAGTCAG tttgaaACCTTACATTATATTTCAAAGAGAAATAAGAGTTTATGGTATAAGAGTCAATCCATATTCGGTACCGAAGGCAGTGGATATTATAGAATCCTTAGGAAAAAA ATATCTTACGTTGGAACACCTTGGAGTTCGagtttataaattatcaaattataatt CAACACATGTGTTTAACGACATTTCACACGACCTTATGCCTCTTGGTTCTTCACATTTAAggaaaaatcagaaatttacaaaagttatttcttGA
- the LOC123300766 gene encoding D-altritol 5-dehydrogenase-like, whose product MEALLYDSNSKTSAVKQVPIPTIEEPDDVLIKVVYSGVCGTDLRITAGEFPVQKKFPIILGHEFMGVVAAIGRDVTTFKVGDRAAVDPNKGCGVCRFCHEANINYCMVGYEKYKLGVFKHGGHAEYCLCKEDQCYKIPDSVTTDQAGLVEPLSCVVHAMDFVGQIGHRILIMGAGWIGLMWLITLHLKGHRNVTAIERNERRRDLVERLDLGYKVLPPEKLENDMKCNYTPFDFIVDCSGNGPIIELGITWLNNGGKFCIFGIAKPETVIQISPFEIFLKEITIYGIKTNPHTYEKSMHLLKALGSRYLDYEKLGVACYKLTDYEKAFEELRSGNIAKILFKFT is encoded by the exons ATGGAAGCTTTACTATATGACAGCAATTCCAAAACTTCGGCCGTCAAGCAAGTGCCCATTCCAACAATCGAAGAGCCAGATGATGTTTTAATAAAGGTTGTATATTCTGGAGTTTGTGGGACCGATTTACGTATAACTGCA ggAGAATTTCCTGTACAAAAGAAATTTCCGATAATTCTTGGGCATGAATTTATGGGTGTTGTGGCTGCCATTGGAAGAGACGTGACTACCTTTAAAGTTGGTGACAGAGCAGCtgttgatccaaataa AGGATGTGGGGTTTGTAGATTTTGCCATGAAGCAAATATAAACTATTGCATGGTTGGCTATGAGAAATATAAATTGGGTGTATTCAAGCATGGTGGCCACGCTGAATATTGTCTTTGCAAGGAAGATCAATGCTACAAAATACCAGATTCAGTTACAACAGACCAAG CTGGATTAGTTGAGCCATTGTCTTGCGTTGTACATGCAATGGATTTTGTTGGTCAAATTGGTCATAGAATTTTGATTATGGGAGCAGGTTGGATTGGTTTGATGTGGCTGATTACTTTGCATTTGAAGGGCCATAGAAATGTTACCGCTATTGAACGAAATGAAAGGCGTCGTGATTTAGTTGAAAGATTAG ATCTTGGTTACAAAGTTCTACCCCcggaaaaattagaaaatgacaTGAAATGTAATTACACACCTTTTGATTTTATCGTTGATTGTAGTGGAAATGGTCCTATAATTGAACTTGGTATAACATGGTTAAATAATGgcggaaaattttgtatttttggaattGCGAAACCCGAAACCGTTATTCA aatatcaccatttgaaatttttttaaaagaaataacaatATATGGAATTAAAACAAATCCACATACTTATGAAAAATCGATGCATCTTCTAAAAGCATTGGGATCACG GTACCTCGATTATGAGAAGCTTGGAGTTGCATGTTATAAATTAACAGACTATGAAAAAGCATTTGAAGAATTAAGATCCGGTAACATTGCTAAAATTCTGTTtaaatttacttga